The genome window TAGGCGCCCGAGAACCAGCGGCCCGTCATCTCCTGCCAGCCGCGGTCCACCGTCATGACCTCCCGCAACTCGTCCGCGCCGCCCGGGTTCGACCGTCCCCGCCACTGATAGCCGGTATAGACGATGGACTGTCCGCTGCGGCTCACCTGCTGTCCCGACTCCGCGTACGTGTACGAGGCGCGGGAGCGGAACTCGTCGGGCGCGTCGCCGGCGGAGATCTCCACCGTGCCGAAGATCCGGCCCTTCCCGGGCTCGAACCCCGCCAGCGCCCACGTGCCGGCGAGGCGCGGCGTGCGCATGGAGGCCGACCACGCGGACCATTCGGGCGTCTCGAGGGGGAAGACCTCGGCGAGGTGGTCGATCGCCTCGTCCACCGGCTGGGGTCCGTCGCCCCCGCGCTGGAACCCCTGGAAGTCGACGAGCGGGTAGAGGCCGCGGTGCGTCGCCATGAGGAGTTCCCACTCCTCGCGCGTGCGCCGCTGGGTAATGACGCGGCCCATGCTGTGGCACTGGATGCAGGTGTTCTCGACGTCGCGGTCCGCCTCGTAGACGTGTTCGATGAGGCGGCGCTCGACCTCGAAGCGCCCGGGCTCGAGTTCCTCCGGCGCAAGGCCCTGCCGGTTGGAGAGATAGCGCACGACCTCGCGCGCCTCGTCCGGGCCGAGGGCGACGTCGTTGAGCGCCACCATGCGGCGGACCGACGTCTGCCACCCCTCCGGCGTCTTCCGCTCGTAGGAGATCCGCGTCATCCGCCCTTCGTCGTCGCGCTCGTGGCAGCGCTGGCAGCGGCGGATGATGATCTCGTGGTCGATCGGATAGCCCTCGTCCTCGTCTCCGGCCGCCACGTGGACCGGCGCGGC of Candidatus Palauibacter australiensis contains these proteins:
- the peaA gene encoding quinohemoprotein amine dehydrogenase subunit alpha, encoding MNHAASRKNALAAAGLVIGAAALVAARAAPSVPGMPASAAPVHVAAGDEDEGYPIDHEIIIRRCQRCHERDDEGRMTRISYERKTPEGWQTSVRRMVALNDVALGPDEAREVVRYLSNRQGLAPEELEPGRFEVERRLIEHVYEADRDVENTCIQCHSMGRVITQRRTREEWELLMATHRGLYPLVDFQGFQRGGDGPQPVDEAIDHLAEVFPLETPEWSAWSASMRTPRLAGTWALAGFEPGKGRIFGTVEISAGDAPDEFRSRASYTYAESGQQVSRSGQSIVYTGYQWRGRSNPGGADELREVMTVDRGWQEMTGRWFSGAYDEFGPDVTLTRASGGPIVSGVHPPAVRTGASSAEVRVHGLNLPASPDAADFDFGPGVRVESAAGGDGSRVTLHVSVDEGAAVGRRDLFVGGVSLADAIQVHDGVDRLEVTPRAGMARIGGAAFPKGYQPYDAIGWDDGPDGEPNTEDDLRLGRVPVTWSMEEYTATFDDDDVRFVGALGPDGIFTPAVDGPNADREGNRNNVGDVWVVATHEGGLRARAHLIVTVPLYLKFDPWQGVPAGRLVP